In one Phycisphaerales bacterium genomic region, the following are encoded:
- a CDS encoding HPr family phosphocarrier protein, producing the protein MSDTCTIKVMIVNRLGLHARPAMTFVDLATTFPCEVKVRKGDTEVDGKSIMQMMMLAASKGSELEITCTGEQAEKAGAALKALVDGGFEEE; encoded by the coding sequence TTGTCGGACACCTGCACCATCAAGGTCATGATCGTGAACCGGCTGGGCCTGCACGCGCGGCCCGCGATGACGTTCGTTGACCTCGCGACAACCTTCCCCTGCGAGGTCAAGGTGCGCAAGGGCGACACCGAGGTCGACGGCAAGTCGATCATGCAGATGATGATGCTGGCCGCGAGCAAGGGCAGCGAGCTGGAGATCACCTGCACCGGCGAGCAGGCGGAAAAGGCGGGCGCCGCCCTCAAGGCCTTGGTAGACGGCGGGTTCGAGGAAGAGTGA
- the dut gene encoding dUTP diphosphatase — MTTDTIEIKLPAPSVAAGSVPLRIKRLDPRAVLPRYQTVGAAGMDLSACLPEAIASITIEPRQIVKVPLGFAMAVPLGYEAQIRARSGLSSTHGLTPVNSPGTIDSDYRGEVIVPLINHGREPFAITHGMRIAQMVIAPVVQVGVVEVNELDETVRGSGGFGSTGKH, encoded by the coding sequence ATGACGACCGACACCATCGAAATCAAGCTCCCGGCCCCTTCCGTCGCGGCCGGGTCGGTCCCGCTTCGGATCAAGCGCCTCGACCCCCGGGCCGTGCTGCCCCGCTACCAGACCGTCGGCGCCGCGGGCATGGACCTCTCGGCCTGCCTGCCCGAGGCCATCGCCTCGATCACCATCGAGCCCCGCCAGATCGTCAAGGTGCCGCTGGGCTTCGCCATGGCGGTGCCGCTGGGGTACGAGGCCCAGATCCGCGCCCGCTCGGGCCTCTCCTCCACCCACGGCCTCACGCCGGTGAACTCACCGGGCACCATCGACAGCGACTACCGCGGCGAGGTCATCGTCCCCCTGATCAACCACGGTCGCGAGCCCTTCGCCATCACCCACGGCATGCGCATCGCCCAGATGGTGATCGCCCCCGTCGTGCAGGTGGGCGTGGTCGAGGTGAACGAACTGGACGAGACGGTCCGCGGCAGCGGTGGGTTTGGGTCCACGGGCAAGCACTGA
- a CDS encoding polysaccharide biosynthesis protein, protein MTPAAPTPTATHDRTLSEQSLWRRPILIGTAATLPLLWDQITALGITPVGYLFTDHPDLREDSVRSLGTLDSLPTLQAIDPFSVAIVSLPANEGAVILKVRSILRACGIVERFVPTLGDMLASPTASKANAGDIDLVELIGRTPYGIDRRAVERVLAGKRVLVTGSGGSIGSELCRIACTFRPEMIIMMERSENALFEIDRQIGRRFPEVKRKAILHDVVDAEQTLRHLVALKPHAIFHAAAHKHVPLMEDHPSHAVTNNLFGTKSIADAALAVGAERFVMISSDKAVNPTSVMGATKRLAEMYVQHLGVQSHGSTRAGRPGTSFSMVRFGNVLGSACSVLPIWSNQLAEGGPITVTDPRMTRYFMTINEAATLVIQASAIEPQGAQAPSIYVLDMGSPIKIADLARRFVHLSGYQPRLPDHPPADDTGRSAIDIIFTGARPGEKLHEELSYGSEALLPTPYPGIMALASSVGADFDVTTMIAEFSGMRSHVDKASVLSAIRRHVPEMAPESPQGGDSRTKAA, encoded by the coding sequence ATGACCCCCGCTGCGCCCACCCCCACTGCCACCCACGACCGCACCCTCAGCGAGCAGTCGCTCTGGCGTCGCCCCATCCTCATCGGCACCGCCGCCACCCTGCCGCTGCTGTGGGACCAGATCACCGCCCTCGGCATCACCCCCGTCGGCTACCTCTTCACCGACCACCCCGACCTCCGCGAGGATTCCGTCCGCAGCCTCGGCACACTCGACTCACTCCCCACGCTTCAGGCCATTGACCCCTTCTCGGTCGCCATCGTCAGCCTGCCCGCCAACGAGGGCGCCGTGATCCTCAAGGTCCGCTCCATCCTTCGCGCCTGCGGTATCGTTGAGCGTTTCGTGCCCACCCTTGGCGACATGCTCGCCTCCCCCACCGCCTCCAAGGCCAACGCCGGCGACATCGACCTCGTCGAGCTCATCGGCCGCACCCCCTACGGCATCGACCGGCGGGCCGTGGAACGCGTGCTCGCGGGCAAACGCGTGCTCGTCACCGGCTCCGGCGGCTCCATCGGCAGCGAGCTCTGCCGCATCGCCTGCACCTTCCGGCCCGAGATGATCATCATGATGGAGCGTTCCGAGAACGCCCTCTTCGAGATCGACCGTCAGATCGGGCGCCGCTTCCCCGAGGTCAAGCGCAAGGCCATCCTCCACGACGTCGTCGACGCGGAGCAGACCCTGCGGCACCTGGTCGCCCTGAAACCCCACGCCATCTTCCACGCCGCGGCCCACAAGCACGTGCCGCTCATGGAGGACCACCCCTCCCACGCCGTCACGAACAACCTCTTCGGCACCAAGAGCATCGCCGACGCCGCCCTCGCCGTCGGGGCCGAGCGCTTCGTGATGATCTCCTCCGACAAGGCTGTGAACCCCACCAGCGTGATGGGCGCGACCAAGCGCCTCGCCGAGATGTACGTGCAGCACCTGGGCGTGCAGTCCCACGGCTCAACCCGCGCCGGCCGCCCCGGCACTTCCTTCAGCATGGTCCGCTTCGGCAACGTCCTGGGCTCGGCCTGCTCTGTCCTGCCGATCTGGAGCAACCAGCTCGCCGAGGGCGGCCCGATAACCGTCACCGACCCGCGCATGACGCGGTACTTCATGACCATCAACGAGGCGGCCACCCTCGTGATCCAGGCCTCCGCAATCGAGCCGCAGGGCGCTCAGGCACCCTCCATCTACGTGCTCGACATGGGCAGCCCCATCAAGATTGCGGACCTCGCCCGCCGCTTTGTGCACCTCAGCGGCTACCAGCCCCGCCTCCCCGACCACCCGCCCGCCGATGACACCGGGCGCAGCGCCATCGACATCATCTTCACCGGCGCCCGCCCCGGCGAGAAGCTGCACGAGGAGCTCAGCTACGGCTCCGAAGCCCTCCTGCCCACCCCCTACCCCGGCATCATGGCCCTGGCCTCGAGCGTGGGGGCCGACTTCGACGTCACGACCATGATCGCCGAGTTCTCGGGCATGCGGAGCCATGTGGACAAGGCGTCGGTGCTCTCGGCCATCCGGCGGCACGTGCCCGAAATGGCACCTGAATCGCCCCAAGGCGGTGATTCTCGGACCAAGGCCGCCTGA
- a CDS encoding MFS transporter, producing the protein MSRPSVRSNADFQSVPQAGARLWWVSIAHCVVDFFSYIIIPLVTVLQLSAYFTPKEDALLLGLGSIASGVIQPLTALWSDKHDTRWLGTAGAAVAAIAMTLIGYVDEFWMLLVLQGIGSAGVGAFHPVAAAAVGHLSGARRARGVAMFYSAGMLGAIGAGFIMPQFVTHLGLKNVAWLMIPGLLTCIGLAWAIHGVPHRHATARDEHRALPADVRRRRWVDIGLLYASNVVRFVVNMMLVQLLIRWSEARVLADHAAGALTPDLRHEASEINGPLQAAMSIGMLIAGVVVGLIVKPRMEKPLLVWMPAAGAACIAAFPFVTSLDGPLGGVPMAFVFSVLGGIGYAGVVPITISMAQRLLPHRTSLASGLMMGGAWAIAAIGPALAQQLYLRAGLTWSFVAVGAVLLVAVVLGAGVRHPDAPSSTGRETGATR; encoded by the coding sequence TTGTCCAGACCCTCCGTGCGATCGAATGCTGATTTTCAGAGCGTACCACAGGCTGGTGCACGCCTCTGGTGGGTCTCTATCGCCCACTGCGTCGTCGACTTCTTCTCGTACATCATCATCCCGCTGGTGACCGTCCTGCAGCTCAGCGCTTACTTCACGCCGAAGGAAGACGCGCTCCTGCTCGGGCTTGGCTCCATCGCCAGCGGCGTCATCCAGCCCCTCACCGCCCTGTGGAGCGACAAGCACGACACCCGCTGGCTGGGCACCGCCGGGGCCGCGGTCGCCGCCATCGCCATGACCCTCATCGGCTACGTCGATGAGTTCTGGATGCTGCTCGTGCTCCAGGGCATCGGCTCGGCGGGCGTGGGCGCGTTCCACCCTGTCGCCGCCGCGGCCGTGGGGCACCTCTCCGGCGCCCGTCGCGCTCGCGGCGTCGCGATGTTCTACTCCGCGGGCATGCTCGGCGCGATCGGGGCTGGGTTCATCATGCCCCAGTTCGTCACGCACCTGGGCCTCAAGAACGTCGCATGGCTCATGATCCCCGGCCTGCTCACGTGCATCGGCCTGGCGTGGGCGATCCACGGGGTGCCGCACCGGCACGCCACCGCGCGCGATGAGCACCGCGCGCTCCCCGCCGATGTCCGCCGCCGCCGCTGGGTCGACATCGGCCTGCTCTACGCCAGCAACGTCGTGCGCTTCGTCGTCAACATGATGCTGGTGCAGCTGCTCATCCGCTGGAGCGAGGCCCGCGTGCTCGCCGACCACGCGGCCGGGGCCCTCACCCCCGATCTCCGGCACGAGGCCAGCGAGATCAATGGCCCGCTCCAGGCGGCCATGTCCATCGGCATGCTCATCGCCGGCGTGGTCGTCGGCCTCATCGTGAAGCCCCGCATGGAAAAGCCGCTGCTGGTGTGGATGCCCGCCGCCGGGGCCGCGTGCATCGCCGCGTTCCCGTTCGTCACCAGCCTCGATGGCCCGCTGGGCGGCGTGCCAATGGCCTTCGTGTTCTCCGTCCTGGGCGGCATCGGCTACGCCGGCGTCGTTCCCATCACCATCTCGATGGCCCAGCGGCTGCTCCCCCACCGCACCAGCCTGGCCAGCGGCCTGATGATGGGCGGGGCGTGGGCGATCGCCGCGATCGGCCCTGCCCTCGCCCAGCAGCTCTACCTGCGGGCGGGGCTGACCTGGAGCTTCGTCGCGGTCGGGGCTGTTCTGCTGGTCGCGGTGGTGCTGGGCGCGGGGGTGCGGCACCCGGACGCTCCCTCCAGCACCGGTCGGGAGACCGGTGCCACCCGTTGA
- the raiA gene encoding ribosome-associated translation inhibitor RaiA, producing MRINVVGKNLEVTDAIRQYAETKVDRLTKYFDGVQQINVTLTGANGHGTNEFGVEFVVDVEKHADFVSHVSDKDLYAGIDRAMEKAERQLRDFKEKLKLGKH from the coding sequence ATGCGGATCAACGTGGTCGGGAAGAACCTGGAAGTGACGGACGCGATCCGGCAGTACGCGGAGACCAAGGTCGACCGGCTGACGAAGTACTTTGACGGGGTGCAGCAGATCAACGTGACGCTGACGGGGGCCAACGGGCACGGCACCAACGAGTTCGGGGTGGAGTTCGTGGTCGATGTGGAGAAGCACGCGGACTTCGTGTCGCACGTCTCCGACAAGGACCTTTACGCGGGCATCGACCGGGCGATGGAGAAGGCCGAGCGGCAGCTGCGGGACTTCAAGGAAAAGCTGAAGCTGGGGAAGCATTGA
- a CDS encoding DUF4236 domain-containing protein — MGFYFRKSVNAGPFRINFSRSGVGYSVGGRGFRTGVTPRGRRYTSSGIPGTGMGYRTGGPGCMVMLVGSLALLAVVGFAAARLLKETL; from the coding sequence ATGGGGTTCTACTTCCGCAAGTCGGTGAACGCGGGGCCCTTCCGCATCAACTTCAGCCGCTCGGGCGTCGGCTACTCCGTCGGCGGGCGCGGCTTCCGCACCGGCGTCACACCCCGCGGGCGGCGGTACACCTCCAGCGGCATCCCCGGGACCGGCATGGGCTACCGAACCGGTGGACCCGGGTGCATGGTCATGCTGGTGGGCTCGCTCGCCCTGCTCGCGGTGGTGGGCTTCGCGGCCGCGCGGCTGCTTAAGGAGACTCTGTGA
- a CDS encoding YihY/virulence factor BrkB family protein, translating into MADYSTKGRSEREPSGAHDNTGKKGKGGILKLFKSAITAFFKNRSLTLAASLSYYAIFSVAPIILIMLAIVGRIFGDTQARQQIIQRVSSAAGPKTAEFIDELLRNASEPKQGIWSMVVGFVLLFIGATGLFQQLKDALNQVWNVRPKPGHAIGQLIRTRLIGFGLVLLMGVALMALLASSAVVSGMAERIQSVVAIPEPVLHIVDLAVSFGIISTLLAVIYRYLPDAKIGWRETWRGGLITAALLALGKVGLGLYLGKAAVSSSFGAAGSMAIALVWIYYSSAILLLGAEMTQCYAEMYGKRIEPADWAESATVKEVPKQPGDEGYVKPWKRKDWGREDEKHGKHHDAGTEKSSTKSRVGGDKHAAKTNAKDSRDA; encoded by the coding sequence ATGGCCGACTACTCCACAAAGGGCAGGTCCGAGCGCGAGCCCAGCGGCGCCCACGACAACACCGGCAAGAAGGGCAAGGGCGGCATCCTCAAGCTCTTCAAGAGCGCCATCACCGCGTTCTTCAAGAACCGGTCGCTCACGCTCGCGGCCTCGCTGTCCTACTACGCCATCTTCTCCGTCGCCCCCATCATCCTCATCATGCTCGCCATCGTCGGCCGCATCTTCGGCGACACGCAGGCCCGCCAGCAGATCATCCAGCGCGTCTCCTCGGCCGCGGGCCCGAAGACCGCCGAGTTCATCGATGAGCTGCTCCGCAACGCCAGCGAGCCCAAGCAGGGCATCTGGAGCATGGTCGTCGGCTTCGTGCTCCTCTTCATCGGCGCCACCGGCCTCTTCCAGCAGCTCAAGGACGCCCTCAACCAGGTGTGGAACGTCCGCCCCAAGCCCGGGCACGCCATCGGCCAGCTCATCCGCACCCGCCTCATCGGCTTCGGCCTCGTGCTGCTGATGGGCGTCGCCCTCATGGCGCTGCTCGCCTCCAGCGCCGTCGTCTCCGGAATGGCCGAGCGCATCCAGAGCGTCGTCGCCATCCCCGAGCCCGTGCTGCACATCGTTGACCTCGCAGTCAGCTTCGGCATCATCTCAACGCTGCTCGCCGTCATTTACCGCTACCTGCCCGACGCCAAGATCGGATGGCGCGAGACCTGGCGCGGCGGCCTCATCACCGCAGCGCTGCTCGCCCTGGGCAAGGTCGGCCTGGGCCTGTACCTCGGCAAGGCCGCCGTGAGCTCCTCCTTCGGGGCCGCGGGCTCCATGGCCATCGCGCTCGTATGGATCTACTACTCCTCGGCCATCCTGCTGCTTGGCGCCGAGATGACGCAGTGCTACGCGGAGATGTACGGCAAGCGCATCGAGCCGGCCGACTGGGCCGAGTCCGCCACCGTCAAGGAGGTCCCCAAGCAGCCCGGCGACGAGGGCTACGTCAAGCCCTGGAAGCGCAAGGACTGGGGCCGCGAGGACGAGAAGCACGGGAAACACCACGACGCCGGGACTGAGAAGTCCTCGACGAAGTCCCGGGTTGGCGGCGACAAGCACGCAGCGAAGACCAACGCGAAGGACAGCCGCGACGCCTAA
- a CDS encoding DUF3606 domain-containing protein — MAAGPTARTLQSLSNIELSGLATVHGLSVNSPDRRELLDRLTDCAGAMAARRRLRIARYGKEHGMSDDLSKRGRQDRERINVNEEHELRRWSDRYGVSPDKLRETVQRVGPMAKDVEQALGRGGGS, encoded by the coding sequence TTGGCCGCGGGGCCGACCGCGAGGACGCTTCAGTCGCTCTCGAATATCGAGCTGAGCGGGCTCGCAACCGTGCACGGGCTGAGCGTGAACAGCCCGGACCGGCGCGAGCTGCTCGACCGGCTGACTGACTGCGCGGGGGCGATGGCGGCACGACGCCGCCTGCGTATCGCACGTTACGGAAAGGAGCACGGCATGAGCGACGACCTGAGCAAACGCGGCCGGCAGGACCGCGAGCGGATCAACGTCAATGAAGAGCACGAGCTGCGCCGCTGGAGCGACCGCTACGGCGTCAGCCCCGACAAGCTGCGCGAGACCGTGCAGCGGGTGGGCCCGATGGCCAAGGACGTGGAGCAGGCCCTTGGGCGCGGCGGGGGCAGCTAG
- a CDS encoding PTS sugar transporter subunit IIA — protein sequence MKLTEIVAEGAIVPVLKATDRDGVILELVDALVSSGSAPASIRDELASKVLEREKRGSTGFGRGVAVPHVKSRGVSKMAAAIGLSTRGVDFNALDKQPVYSIVLLLSPEDKPEEHLQAMEVIFKNLSKDTFRRFLRQAGSVQEVRTLLQEADGQHLPG from the coding sequence GTGAAGCTGACGGAGATCGTCGCGGAGGGGGCCATCGTCCCCGTGCTCAAGGCCACCGACCGCGACGGGGTGATCCTGGAGCTGGTGGACGCGCTGGTGAGCAGCGGCTCGGCCCCCGCGTCCATCCGCGACGAGCTGGCCTCCAAGGTGCTCGAGCGCGAGAAGCGCGGCAGCACCGGGTTCGGGCGGGGCGTGGCGGTGCCGCACGTCAAGAGCCGCGGGGTCAGCAAGATGGCCGCGGCCATCGGGCTCTCGACCCGGGGTGTGGACTTCAACGCCCTGGACAAGCAGCCGGTGTACTCGATCGTGCTGCTGCTGAGCCCGGAGGACAAGCCCGAGGAGCACCTGCAGGCGATGGAGGTCATCTTCAAGAACCTCAGCAAGGACACCTTCCGGCGCTTCCTGCGGCAGGCGGGCAGCGTGCAGGAGGTGCGGACGCTGCTGCAGGAGGCCGACGGCCAGCACCTGCCCGGTTGA
- the ruvA gene encoding Holliday junction branch migration protein RuvA, giving the protein MICRITGTLEHVDGLGLRIAPAGSPFAYEVLAPAFLAERLRAQVGKPVTLTTFEYLESQGQGTSFIPRLIGFQGAPERDFFELFTTVKGIGNKKALRAMALEPAAIARAIVAKDAKALTKLPEIGKRMAETIIAELHGKVDAFLTETEIQDLNAAAEGKPTPGQADPIIEEAVEALIALGEARTDAEAMVSKATSRARREGRQLGSATSVIEAVFGARSS; this is encoded by the coding sequence ATGATCTGCCGGATTACGGGGACGCTGGAACACGTGGATGGGCTTGGGCTTCGCATCGCGCCGGCGGGGTCGCCGTTTGCGTACGAGGTGCTTGCGCCGGCGTTTCTGGCCGAGCGGCTGAGGGCGCAAGTCGGGAAGCCGGTGACGCTTACGACCTTCGAGTACCTGGAGAGCCAGGGGCAGGGGACGAGCTTTATCCCGCGGCTGATCGGGTTCCAGGGGGCGCCGGAGCGGGACTTTTTCGAGCTGTTCACGACGGTGAAGGGGATCGGGAACAAGAAAGCTCTGCGGGCGATGGCCTTGGAGCCCGCGGCCATCGCGCGGGCGATCGTCGCCAAGGACGCCAAGGCCCTGACCAAGCTTCCGGAGATCGGCAAGCGGATGGCCGAGACGATCATCGCCGAGCTGCACGGGAAGGTGGACGCGTTCCTGACCGAGACGGAGATCCAGGACCTGAACGCCGCGGCGGAGGGCAAGCCCACCCCCGGACAGGCGGACCCGATCATCGAGGAGGCGGTCGAGGCGCTGATCGCGCTGGGCGAGGCGCGGACGGACGCGGAGGCGATGGTGAGCAAGGCGACGTCCCGGGCCAGGCGCGAGGGGCGGCAGCTGGGGAGCGCGACCAGCGTGATCGAGGCGGTTTTCGGGGCGAGGTCCAGCTAG
- a CDS encoding phage holin family protein, whose translation MADYGKDNFGGVGSGPKGGSKDNFEPTRGDRVYPERGPDIGAGAGQERLIDTGGTGAIGSSVAGTGAQSCPVDYSGGTSTMNSGSTGTFGGSTAYEAQGRSRAGDTDYGAAPSRTGFSGSTTGVGGYTRPQSIPAMLKELTTGMGSLLRNEVALAKAEMREKASVFTKNAVSVAVGGVIALAGSIILLHAFVAALSSIFDAADVSPRVYSWLSPLIVSLVVLGVAGLLIKKGLDRIKCASLTPERTAQSLKETGEWVKEKVS comes from the coding sequence ATGGCAGACTACGGCAAGGACAACTTCGGCGGCGTTGGCTCCGGCCCCAAGGGCGGCAGCAAGGACAACTTTGAGCCCACCCGCGGCGACCGCGTCTACCCCGAGCGCGGCCCCGACATCGGCGCCGGCGCGGGCCAGGAACGGCTGATCGACACCGGCGGGACGGGCGCGATCGGCAGCAGCGTCGCCGGGACCGGCGCACAGTCGTGCCCGGTTGACTACTCCGGCGGCACGTCCACTATGAACAGCGGGAGCACGGGGACGTTCGGCGGCAGCACGGCTTACGAGGCCCAGGGCCGCTCCCGCGCCGGCGACACCGATTACGGCGCCGCCCCCTCGCGCACCGGTTTCTCAGGTTCGACTACGGGCGTCGGGGGCTACACCCGCCCGCAGTCGATCCCCGCCATGCTCAAGGAGCTGACCACGGGCATGGGCAGCCTCCTCCGCAACGAGGTGGCCCTGGCCAAGGCCGAGATGCGCGAGAAGGCCTCGGTATTCACCAAGAACGCGGTCTCGGTCGCCGTCGGCGGCGTGATCGCCCTGGCGGGCTCCATCATCCTGCTGCACGCCTTCGTGGCGGCGCTCAGCTCGATCTTCGACGCCGCGGACGTGAGCCCTCGCGTCTACAGCTGGCTCAGCCCGCTCATCGTGTCGCTCGTGGTGCTCGGCGTGGCCGGGCTGCTGATCAAGAAAGGACTCGACCGCATCAAGTGCGCCAGCCTGACCCCCGAGCGCACCGCCCAGTCTCTCAAGGAGACCGGCGAGTGGGTCAAGGAGAAGGTCTCATGA
- a CDS encoding kelch repeat-containing protein, whose translation MHAWTAGMVGLVIPLIASAPAAAQCGWAWTIGAPLPSPRSGAAMAYDSGRGCAVLVGGTLADGTVSNATIEFDGAAWQLKSPSGPLPRRTGHAMAYDSTRGVIVLFGGLTGAPQAPSSTTYEFDGTTWRVVPTPASPPARRWHAMTYDPLRQVVVMHGGLAADGLVADTWEYNGVTWTQRSAGGAGARCQHSIAYDPSRQKVILFGGATWLDPVQYGTMTWAWDGTTWTEVPPGASGNPPARSGGAMAWSPAAQRLVLTGGFDSLGPITTTSALTPQGWSTTATTGNPPARRAGCMVWHAGLGRFVVAGGSAASGGLLTEAWLLAPGVAFTSGPGSQQVNEGLSVTLTASVSGAVSGWQWRRDGAPISNDARVSGATSSSLLIDPVTAADQGVYDVVAMTACGPLPSPAAVLTIVPACGTSDYNGDGDIGTDQDIEAFFACLGGTCCDTCHPGGSDFNNDGDAGTDQDIESFFRVLGGNPC comes from the coding sequence ATGCACGCGTGGACAGCAGGCATGGTCGGGCTGGTGATTCCGCTCATTGCGAGCGCGCCGGCGGCCGCGCAGTGCGGCTGGGCGTGGACCATCGGCGCCCCCCTCCCCAGCCCTCGTTCGGGCGCCGCCATGGCCTACGACAGCGGCCGAGGGTGCGCGGTTCTGGTCGGGGGCACCCTCGCCGACGGTACCGTCTCCAATGCCACCATCGAGTTCGACGGCGCCGCATGGCAGCTCAAGTCGCCCTCCGGACCCCTGCCGCGGCGCACGGGGCATGCGATGGCGTACGACTCCACCCGCGGCGTGATCGTCCTCTTCGGCGGCCTCACCGGCGCGCCGCAAGCACCCAGCAGCACCACCTACGAGTTTGACGGCACCACGTGGCGCGTTGTGCCCACGCCCGCCAGTCCTCCCGCGCGCCGGTGGCACGCCATGACCTATGACCCGCTGCGGCAGGTCGTCGTCATGCACGGGGGCCTCGCTGCCGATGGACTTGTCGCCGACACCTGGGAATACAACGGCGTCACGTGGACCCAGCGCAGCGCCGGCGGCGCTGGCGCCCGCTGTCAGCACTCCATCGCCTACGACCCCAGCCGCCAGAAGGTCATCCTCTTCGGCGGCGCCACCTGGCTCGACCCCGTTCAGTACGGGACCATGACATGGGCGTGGGACGGCACCACGTGGACCGAAGTGCCCCCGGGGGCAAGCGGCAATCCGCCCGCCCGCAGCGGCGGAGCCATGGCGTGGTCGCCCGCGGCCCAGCGGCTCGTGCTCACCGGCGGCTTCGACAGCCTGGGCCCTATCACCACCACGTCGGCGCTAACCCCGCAAGGCTGGAGCACGACTGCGACCACAGGCAACCCGCCCGCCCGCCGCGCCGGCTGCATGGTCTGGCACGCTGGGCTCGGCCGCTTCGTCGTGGCTGGCGGGTCAGCAGCCTCAGGCGGCCTCCTCACTGAGGCGTGGCTGCTCGCCCCGGGCGTGGCCTTCACCAGCGGCCCCGGGTCACAGCAGGTGAACGAGGGCCTGTCCGTCACCTTGACCGCCAGCGTCAGCGGCGCCGTGAGCGGGTGGCAGTGGCGCCGCGACGGCGCGCCCATCAGCAACGACGCCCGCGTCTCCGGCGCCACCTCCAGCAGTCTCCTCATCGACCCCGTCACCGCCGCCGACCAGGGCGTGTACGACGTCGTTGCCATGACCGCCTGCGGTCCGCTGCCCAGCCCCGCGGCCGTGCTCACCATCGTCCCCGCCTGCGGAACCTCCGACTACAACGGCGACGGCGACATCGGCACCGACCAGGACATCGAGGCCTTCTTCGCCTGCCTGGGCGGCACCTGCTGCGACACCTGCCACCCCGGGGGCTCAGACTTCAACAACGACGGCGACGCCGGCACCGACCAGGACATCGAGAGCTTCTTCCGAGTGCTGGGCGGCAACCCCTGCTGA
- a CDS encoding class II glutamine amidotransferase, whose protein sequence is MCRFVLYQGVPLTIASLVTEPANSIINQSVHSKESEEPLNGDGFGVAWWAPDLSHKPAVFRSVSPAWSNMNLLELARVTRSGTVMAHVRAATRGIPVTELNCHPFAAGPYAFMHNGDVARFGEIRRRVLADLSDDSFHAVKGSTDSEHLFGVFLDQVAKAGGTCVGASGGKVKAHPGKQVQAMAAALERTVEYITRLSKHAVNGGAKRDDAKPEEDEDCYLNIAVSDGDHSVACRYTTADEPSSLYVHTGRRYVCEGGLCRMVSPEKGHGAVIVSSEPLSDDPGWQKIPRNHMVVVSHERECEVREMQVAT, encoded by the coding sequence ATGTGCCGCTTCGTGCTCTACCAGGGCGTGCCCCTGACTATCGCCTCGCTGGTGACCGAGCCCGCCAACTCGATCATCAACCAGAGCGTGCACAGCAAGGAGAGCGAGGAGCCGCTCAACGGCGACGGCTTCGGCGTCGCGTGGTGGGCGCCCGACCTCTCGCACAAGCCCGCGGTGTTCCGCTCGGTGTCGCCGGCGTGGAGCAACATGAACCTGCTGGAGCTCGCCCGCGTCACCCGCAGCGGCACGGTCATGGCCCACGTGCGGGCCGCCACGCGCGGCATCCCCGTGACCGAGCTCAACTGCCACCCCTTCGCCGCGGGGCCGTACGCCTTCATGCACAACGGCGACGTCGCCCGCTTCGGCGAGATCCGCCGGCGCGTGCTCGCGGACCTCAGCGACGACTCCTTCCATGCTGTCAAAGGCTCCACCGACAGCGAGCACCTCTTCGGCGTCTTCCTCGATCAGGTCGCCAAGGCCGGCGGCACGTGCGTCGGCGCCTCGGGGGGGAAGGTCAAGGCTCACCCCGGCAAGCAGGTGCAGGCCATGGCCGCGGCCCTGGAGCGCACCGTCGAGTACATCACCCGCCTCTCCAAGCACGCGGTCAACGGCGGTGCCAAGCGCGACGACGCCAAGCCCGAGGAGGACGAGGACTGCTACCTCAACATTGCCGTGAGCGACGGCGACCACTCGGTGGCCTGCCGGTACACCACCGCGGATGAGCCCTCATCGCTGTACGTGCACACCGGCCGCCGCTACGTCTGTGAGGGCGGGCTGTGCCGGATGGTCTCGCCCGAGAAGGGGCACGGGGCGGTGATCGTCTCCAGCGAGCCACTCAGCGATGACCCGGGGTGGCAGAAGATCCCCCGCAATCACATGGTGGTGGTCAGCCACGAGCGGGAGTGTGAGGTCCGGGAGATGCAGGTGGCTACCTGA